The following coding sequences are from one Lycium ferocissimum isolate CSIRO_LF1 chromosome 3, AGI_CSIRO_Lferr_CH_V1, whole genome shotgun sequence window:
- the LOC132050918 gene encoding cytochrome P450 76A1-like codes for MEWAWDYVIIFWCIATILLPLCFLLHSHRRRSNINRRLLPPGPRGWPVFGNMFELGNEPHKTLFGLKQKYGPVVWLKLGSINTMVILSAEAAAEFFKKHDVAFAERSVTEVMKSHGFYKGSVALAPYGTYWRIMKRIMTVQMLVNKRINETVDVRRKCIDDLIEWIKNREVNSSGGIHVAKFVFLASFNMLGKLLLSRELVDPKSEKGSEFFAAMVGLMECSGHQNIVDVFPWMRWMDPQGLRRKMDRGLGKTIEIVSGFLKERFEERERTGEKKKDFLEVLLEYEGKGKDEPEKLSDRELILIILEIFLAGSETTSSSIEWAMTELLCNPEAMDRVKTELSEVVGDTKKFEEAVINNLKYLQAVVKETLRLHPPIPFLVPRKAIQETEFMGYHIPKGTQVFVNVWAIGRDPECWKDPFDFKPERFLDSKTEYKGQNFEFIPFGAGRRICAGIPLAHRMLHLVLGSLLHEFDWKIDCSVLDEALDTQDRMGVTVRKLKPLKAIPKKKNRTL; via the exons ATGGAGTGGGCTTGGGACTATGTCATTATCTTTTGGTGTATTGCTACTATACTATTGCCATTATGTTTTCTCCTACACTCTCACCGgcgaagatcaaacatcaatcGTCGGTTATTGCCACCCGGGCCACGAGGGTGGCCCGTGTTTGGCAACATGTTCGAACTTGGCAACGAGCCACACAAGACACTATTTGGTCTAAAACAAAAATATGGTCCAGTAGTTTGGTTAAAGCTCGGCTCGATTAACACTATGGTTATTCTCTCTGCGGAAGCCGCTGCAGAGTTCTTCAAGAAGCATGACGTGGCTTTCGCGGAGAGGTCAGTAACCGAAGTGATGAAATCACACGGTTTTTATAAAGGCTCTGTGGCTTTAGCACCTTATGGTACTTACTGGCGGATCATGAAACGAATCATGACCGTTCAAATGTTAGTAAACAAACGGATCAATGAGACAGTGGATGTTCGTAGGAAATGTATCGATGATTTAATCGAATGGATAAAAAACAGAGAAGTTAACTCCTCCGGAGGAATTCACGTGGCGAAATTCGTGTTTCTTGCCTCGTTTAACATGTTAGGGAAATTGTTGTTATCGCGCGAATTAGTGGATCCAAAATCTGAGAAGGGGTCTGAATTTTTCGCGGCGATGGTGGGGTTAATGGAATGTTCTGGACACCAGAACATTGTGGATGTATTTCCTTGGATGAGATGGATGGATCCTCAAGGTTTGAGGAGGAAGATGGATCGCGGGCTTGGAAAAACGATTGAAATTGTATCGGGCTTTTTGAAGGAGCGGTTCGAAGAAAGGGAAAGGActggagaaaagaagaaggatttCTTGGAAGTTTTGCTGGAATATGAAGGCAAGGGGAAGGATGAACCAGAGAAGCTATCAGACCGAGAACTCATCTTGATTATTCTG GAAATATTTTTAGCTGGTTCAGAGACAACCAGCAGTAGTATAGAATGGGCAATGACTGAACTATTGTGCAATCCAGAAGCAATGGACAGGGTTAAAACCGAGCTGTCCGAGGTTGTTGGAGATACCAAGAAATTCGAAGAAGCTGTCATCAATAATCTCAAGTATTTGCAAGCTGTTGTAAAAGAAACCTTAAGATTGCACCCTCcaattccatttttagtcccaAGAAAGGCAATTCAAGAAACTGAATTCATGGGGTATCATATCCCCAAAGGCACACAAGTTTTCGTGAACGTTTGGGCAATTGGAAGAGATCCCGAGTGTTGGAAAGACCCTTTCGATTTTAAGCCAGAAAGGTTCTTGGATTCGAAAACTGAATACAAGGGTcagaattttgagtttattcCGTTTGGTGCTGGGAGAAGAATTTGTGCTGGAATTCCACTAGCTCATCGGATGTTGCATCTGGTACTCGGATCATTGTTGCATGAATTTGATTGGAAGATTGATTGTTCTGTCCTTGATGAGGCTTTGGATACACAAGATAGAATGGGTGTGACTGTCAGAAAATTAAAGCCATTGAAAGCAAttccaaagaagaaaaacagaACTCTATGA